In Maniola hyperantus chromosome 13, iAphHyp1.2, whole genome shotgun sequence, one genomic interval encodes:
- the LOC117987982 gene encoding dopaminechrome tautomerase-like codes for MKLVVFIAIVAAAAAQDKAPRPPQHPEQFRVIYEWRTIDFEWESPGDRETYLNTSRYIPQNVLISGINFYKDNIFLTLPRMLNGVPATLAYIPAFQNDTTSPKLKPFPSWKDNAMGDCYALQFVQNIEIDRNGIMWILDNGRVGTLTPNPNDKCPPSIVLIDLKTGENKLERYPLPADVVNPSTTYLNDLVVDNRDGDYAYITDNSAVDPGIIVFRLSDKKSWKLRDTKSMSSVPEATIFRINGTTANLPVNIDGIALGPQFLTEDETVDRTVYYCPLSSFHLYAINASVLRNESLALKGEGAIRPYVVDVGTKPSQTDGMKMDSTGSLFFGLIGNSTIAEWNTTVDFRTGQRTIARDPNYIQWVDRFTFDDRGNLYVIVNRLYNFVKNQVSVEEVNYRILRSQTGLKSYIFAEDLVPAQPPHAAAAAPTLAASLLVFALAHLLA; via the coding sequence ATGAAACTAGTAGTGTTTATCGCGATCGTCGCTGCTGCAGCGGCACAGGACAAGGCGCCGCGTCCGCCGCAGCATCCCGAACAGTTCCGAGTTATATACGAATGGCGGACTATCGACTTCGAGTGGGAATCGCCGGGAGACCGCGAGACCTACCTCAACACCAGCCGTTACATCCCCCAAAATGTGCTGATATCAGGAATCAACTTCTACAAAGACAACATATTTTTGACACTCCCCCGAATGCTCAACGGAGTACCCGCTACGCTCGCCTACATCCCAGCATTCCAAAATGATACAACATCACCGAAGCTAAAACCGTTCCCCAGCTGGAAGGATAACGCCATGGGTGATTGTTACGCTCTTCAGTTTgtgcaaaatattgaaattgATCGCAACGGTATTATGTGGATTCTGGATAATGGACGCGTCGGTACTCTGACTCCAAATCCAAATGACAAGTGTCCACCTTCGATAGTGTTAATTGATCTAAAAACAGGCGAGAACAAATTAGAACGCTACCCGCTGCCCGCAGACGTAGTAAACCCAAGCACGACTTACCTAAATGATCTAGTGGTTGATAATCGTGATGGTGATTATGCGTATATTACCGATAATAGTGCCGTGGATCCAGGTATTATTGTTTTCCGATTGAGCGATAAAAAGTCTTGGAAGTTGCGTGATACAAAGTCAATGTCGTCGGTTCCGGAAGCTACAATTTTCCGCATCAATGGCACTACAGCAAACCTTCCCGTGAATATCGACGGCATCGCCTTGGGACCACAGTTCTTAACTGAAGATGAGACTGTAGACCGAACGGTTTACTACTGCCCTCTTTCTAGCTTCCATCTGTATGCAATCAACGCATCTGTTCTGAGAAACGAATCATTGGCTCTTAAAGGAGAAGGAGCCATACGACCCTATGTGGTCGATGTTGGTACCAAACCCTCACAAACCGACGGTATGAAAATGGACTCAACGGGCTCACTGTTCTTCGGACTGATTGGTAACTCAACTATAGCGGAATGGAACACCACTGTCGATTTCCGCACCGGTCAACGCACGATCGCCCGCGATCCAAATTACATCCAATGGGTAGACCGTTTCACTTTCGACGACCGCGGCAACTTGTACGTTATTGTGAACAGATTGTACAATTTCGTGAAAAACCAAGTATCTGTGGAAGAAGTTAACTATAGGATCCTGAGATCCCAGACTGGTTTGAAAAGTTACATATTCGCCGAGGATTTGGTGCCCGCGCAGCCTCCGCACGCAGCTGCTGCCGCTCCCACGCTTGCCGCTTCGTTGCTAGTATTCGCTCTGGCACATCTGCTCGCCTAG